The following proteins come from a genomic window of Streptomyces sp. Sge12:
- a CDS encoding DUF2516 family protein encodes MLMEGFDRGVIPFLGLAMLVLAVVAFVFALVARDDAYRAADKQSKTFWLVILGVTVAVDFFLGMLFLQIAGLVATIVFFVDVRPALKQVSGGGGRRGGSSSDGPYGPYNGGR; translated from the coding sequence ATGTTGATGGAAGGGTTCGATCGAGGCGTGATCCCGTTCCTGGGGCTCGCCATGCTGGTGCTCGCGGTCGTGGCCTTCGTGTTCGCGCTCGTGGCACGGGACGACGCGTACCGGGCGGCCGACAAGCAGAGCAAGACCTTCTGGCTGGTCATCCTCGGCGTCACCGTGGCCGTGGACTTCTTCCTGGGGATGCTGTTCCTGCAGATCGCCGGCCTCGTCGCGACGATCGTCTTCTTCGTCGACGTGCGCCCGGCCCTCAAGCAGGTCTCGGGCGGTGGCGGCCGACGCGGCGGCAGCAGCAGCGACGGCCCGTACGGGCCCTACAACGGCGGACGGTAG
- a CDS encoding helix-turn-helix domain-containing protein translates to MASLNVGNLGEYLREQRRQAQLSLRQLAEQAGVSNPYLSQIERGLRKPSADILQQLAKALRISAETLYVQAGILDERDPDEVETRAVILADPSINERQKQVLLQIYESFRKENALEAPADEMPSKPN, encoded by the coding sequence ATGGCATCGCTCAACGTCGGAAATCTCGGCGAGTACCTCCGTGAGCAACGGCGGCAGGCCCAGCTTTCGCTGCGCCAGCTGGCCGAGCAGGCGGGGGTGTCGAATCCGTACCTGAGCCAGATCGAGCGTGGGCTGCGCAAGCCGAGCGCGGACATCCTGCAGCAGCTGGCCAAGGCGCTGCGGATCTCCGCGGAGACGCTGTACGTGCAGGCCGGGATCCTGGATGAGCGGGACCCGGACGAGGTGGAGACGCGAGCCGTCATACTCGCCGACCCGTCCATCAACGAGCGGCAGAAGCAGGTGCTGCTCCAGATCTACGAGTCGTTCCGCAAGGAGAACGCGCTCGAAGCGCCCGCCGACGAGATGCCGTCGAAGCCGAACTGA
- a CDS encoding PP2C family protein-serine/threonine phosphatase, giving the protein MPVPVPRQRDTPATESGQAVLYTAAPAATGTGVAQATPQPPQTSQLTLLVIEDDPAGGLTIPEILDADGHRIRLRTARNLTEAERLLTPDVHCILLDLSLPDTSARMPGATATATATATATGTATATATTTAVDQLLALRQVLRLAPHHAVLVLTGEDDAERAAEAVRVGAQDFLFRDELDGRLLSRAIRYAVERKRADIAQYKLAESKLRAQENARLERGLLPTPLLEGSDLRFAARYRPGRSRALLGGDFYDTVRTPDGTVHAMIGDVCGHGPDEAALGVELRIAWRALTLAGLCGDDLLATLQEVLEVERPCEEIFATLCTVDIAPDGRRAGLCLAGHPAPLISRPGRRARLLPYENSGPALGLLPRARWPRRQVELGGSWSLMLYTDGLIEGHIGEGKERLGQDGMVDMINRHLDRGLSGEALLEASVTEARRLNGGELTDDVAVVLLSRAEG; this is encoded by the coding sequence ATGCCCGTACCCGTACCGCGGCAGAGGGACACCCCGGCCACGGAGAGCGGTCAGGCCGTTCTGTACACCGCCGCCCCGGCCGCAACCGGCACGGGCGTCGCGCAGGCGACCCCTCAGCCCCCACAGACGAGCCAGCTGACCCTTCTGGTCATCGAGGACGACCCGGCCGGCGGCCTCACCATCCCCGAGATCCTCGACGCCGACGGCCACCGCATCCGGCTCCGCACCGCCCGCAACCTCACCGAGGCCGAGCGGCTGCTCACGCCCGACGTGCACTGCATCCTGCTGGACCTGTCCCTCCCGGACACCAGCGCCCGGATGCCCGGCGCCACGGCCACGGCCACCGCTACGGCCACCGCCACCGGTACCGCCACGGCGACGGCCACCACCACCGCCGTGGACCAGCTGCTCGCCCTCCGCCAGGTGCTGCGCCTCGCCCCGCACCACGCCGTCCTCGTCCTCACCGGCGAGGACGACGCCGAGCGCGCGGCCGAGGCCGTCCGGGTCGGCGCCCAGGACTTCCTCTTCCGGGACGAGCTGGACGGCCGGCTGCTGAGCCGCGCCATCCGGTACGCCGTGGAGAGAAAACGGGCGGACATCGCCCAGTACAAGCTCGCAGAATCGAAACTGCGCGCCCAGGAGAACGCCCGCCTCGAACGCGGTCTGCTCCCCACACCCCTCCTGGAGGGCTCCGACCTCCGCTTCGCCGCCCGCTACCGCCCCGGCCGCAGCCGGGCCCTGCTCGGCGGCGACTTCTACGACACCGTCCGCACCCCCGACGGCACCGTCCACGCCATGATCGGCGACGTCTGCGGCCACGGCCCCGACGAGGCCGCGCTCGGCGTCGAGCTCCGTATCGCCTGGCGCGCCCTGACCCTGGCCGGTCTCTGCGGCGACGACCTGCTGGCCACCCTCCAGGAGGTCCTGGAGGTGGAGCGGCCCTGCGAGGAGATCTTCGCGACGCTGTGCACGGTCGACATAGCCCCCGACGGCCGCCGCGCCGGCCTCTGCCTGGCCGGCCATCCGGCACCGCTGATCTCCCGGCCGGGCCGCCGCGCGCGGCTGCTCCCGTACGAGAACAGCGGCCCGGCCCTCGGCCTGCTGCCCCGGGCCCGCTGGCCGCGCCGCCAGGTCGAACTGGGCGGCAGCTGGAGCCTGATGCTCTACACCGACGGGCTGATCGAGGGCCACATCGGCGAGGGCAAGGAACGCCTGGGGCAGGACGGGATGGTCGACATGATCAACCGGCACCTTGACCGCGGCCTGAGCGGTGAGGCCCTGCTGGAGGCCTCCGTCACCGAGGCCCGCCGGCTCAACGGCGGCGAGCTCACGGACGACGTGGCCGTGGTCCTGCTCTCCCGCGCCGAGGGCTGA
- a CDS encoding putative protein N(5)-glutamine methyltransferase has translation MTEDRGLSHLTSLVESLRAAGCVFAEEEAELLTGAASDAAHLADLLARRVRGEPLEHVVGWAEFCGLRMEVGAGAFVPRRRTEFLVQEAVAAAPPGAVVLDLCCGVGALGAAVAAQLAGGVELHAADIDPAALVYARRNVAPYGGRVWEGDLYAALPASLRGRVDVLVVNAPYVPTEEIGLMPAEAREHEPLVSLDGGRDGLDIHRRVAAGALPWLAPGGRLLIETSARQSPSTASALASAGLAVRAVTSEELYATVVIATATA, from the coding sequence ATGACCGAGGACCGAGGACTGAGCCATTTGACGTCACTTGTGGAATCCCTGCGCGCCGCCGGCTGCGTCTTCGCGGAGGAGGAGGCGGAGCTCCTCACCGGGGCCGCCTCCGACGCGGCGCACCTGGCGGACCTGCTGGCCCGCCGGGTGCGCGGCGAACCGCTGGAGCACGTCGTCGGCTGGGCGGAGTTCTGCGGGCTGCGCATGGAGGTCGGCGCGGGGGCGTTCGTACCGCGCCGGCGCACCGAGTTCCTGGTGCAGGAGGCGGTGGCGGCGGCCCCGCCCGGCGCGGTGGTGCTGGACCTGTGCTGCGGGGTCGGCGCGCTGGGCGCGGCGGTGGCCGCGCAGCTGGCGGGCGGCGTGGAGCTGCACGCGGCGGACATCGACCCGGCGGCGCTGGTGTACGCGCGGCGCAACGTGGCCCCGTACGGCGGCCGGGTGTGGGAGGGCGACCTGTACGCCGCGCTCCCGGCGTCGCTGCGCGGCCGGGTGGACGTGCTGGTGGTCAACGCCCCGTACGTGCCGACGGAGGAGATCGGCCTGATGCCGGCGGAGGCGCGGGAGCACGAGCCGCTGGTCTCCCTGGACGGCGGGCGGGACGGCCTGGACATCCACCGCCGGGTGGCGGCGGGCGCCCTGCCCTGGCTGGCTCCGGGGGGCCGCCTGCTGATCGAGACGAGCGCCCGCCAGTCCCCGTCGACGGCCTCGGCGCTGGCCTCGGCGGGACTCGCGGTCCGGGCGGTCACGTCGGAGGAGCTGTACGCGACGGTGGTGATCGCAACGGCAACGGCCTGA
- a CDS encoding DoxX family protein has product MSTTAVVLALVGAFMVGFSAASMFLGAKWVVEPLAEYGVPRAWWTWLAVAKAAGAAGLVVGVFVPAIAIAAAIGIALYFAGAVITVLRAKSYAHVAFPLIYAAPAVATLVLAVNG; this is encoded by the coding sequence ATGTCCACCACCGCTGTTGTCCTTGCCCTGGTCGGCGCGTTCATGGTCGGGTTCTCGGCGGCCTCGATGTTCCTCGGGGCGAAGTGGGTCGTCGAGCCGCTGGCCGAGTACGGGGTCCCGCGCGCGTGGTGGACCTGGCTCGCTGTCGCGAAGGCGGCGGGGGCGGCGGGCCTGGTGGTGGGGGTCTTCGTCCCGGCGATCGCCATCGCGGCGGCGATCGGGATCGCCCTCTACTTCGCGGGAGCGGTGATCACGGTGCTCCGGGCGAAGTCCTACGCCCACGTGGCCTTCCCGCTGATCTACGCGGCCCCGGCGGTGGCCACCCTGGTCCTCGCGGTCAACGGCTGA